TGAAGGACCCCTACGAGGTGGATCGGCTGCGTGCGGCCTGTGCGATCGCCGACGCTGCACTGGCCGACCTGCTGGAGCGAGGCAGCCTGCGGCCCGGACGCTCCGAGCGAGCGGTCGCGCGCGAGCTGGAGTGGGCGATGTTCGACCGCGGTGCGCACGCGGTCGCATTCGAGACCATCGTCGCGGCCGGTGCGAATTCGGCGGTCCCGCATCACCGGCCGACCGATCAGGAGCTGGTTGCCGGAGATTTCCTCAAGCTGGATTTCGGTGCTGTGGTCGACGGCTACCACTCCGACATGACCCGCACCTTCGTGCTCCGGAAAGCCGCCGACTGGCAGCGCGAGGTCTATCAGCTGGTCGCCGCGGCGCAAGCGGCCGGCCGCGCGGCGCTCGTTCCGGGAGCCGATCTCCGCGAGGTGGATGCCGCGGCTCGTGCGGTGATCGACGCCGCCGGCCACGGCGAGTTGTTCCCGCACGGCCTGGGACACGGCGTCGGTTTGGAGATCCACGAAGCGCCCGGAATCGGCCTGGCCGGCACCGGTACACTGCTCGACGGCGCGGCGGTGACCGTCGAACCCGGGGTCTACTTCTCCGGACGCGGAGGCGTCCGGATCGAGGACACCCTGGTGGTGCGTGCGGCGGGTCCGGAACTGCTCACGTCGACCAGCAAGGAGCTGACCATCGTCTAGACCCCCGAACCGGGGTGTCGTAGCGGGTGCACGAAAGAGGAGATTGTGGCTGATACGAGCGATTTCAAGAACGGTCTGGTGCTGCGGATCGACGGAAACCTGCAGCAGATCATCGAGTTCCAGCACGTGAAGCCGGGTAAAGGCCCCGCCTTCGTGCGCACCAAGCTGAAGAACGTGCTGTCCGGCAAGGTGGTGGACAAGACGTTCAACGCCGGCGTCAAGGTGGAGACCGCGACCGTCGACCGGCGCGACATGACCTACCTCTACCACGACGGCTCGGACTATGTGTTCATGGACGCCCAGACCTTCGAGCAGATCGCGATCGCCGAGGCGACCATCGGCGACGGCGCGCAGTTCCTGCTGGAGAGCATGAAGGTTCAGGTCGCGACCCACGAGGGTGAGCCGCTCTATGTCGAGCTGCCGGTCACCGTCGAATTGGAGGTGCGGCACACCGACCCCGGTCTGCAAGGCGATCGGTCGACCGGCGGCACCAAACCGGCGACCCTGGAGACCGGCGCCGAGGTGCAGGTGCCGTTGTTCATCAACACCGGCGACAAGTTGAAGATCGATTCGCGTGACGGTAACTACCTCGGCCGTGTCAACGCGTAGTCGATCTGTAACCGGATGACCGACGAATCACGGCCGGAACCGCCCAAGAAGCACGGCGCCCGGCATCGGGCCCGCCGACGTGCGCTGGACCTGCTCTTCGAGGCCGAGGCGCGCGGTGTCGCGCCCGCCGATGTCGTCACGCAGCGCCGTGAGCTGGCCGCGGCCGACGACACGATTCCGTCGGTGAGCGCGTACGCCGCGACCCTGGTGCTGGGCGTGGCCGCCGACCAGGATCGGATCGACCGGACCATCGCCGACTACCTGCAGGATTGGACGTTGCCGCGGCTGCCGGCGGTGGATCGAGCGATCCTGCGCATCGCGGTGTGGGAGTTGTTCCATGCGGCCGACGTTCCGCCGGTCGTCGCGGTCGACGAGGCGGTCGAGTTGGCAAAGGAGCTGTCCACCGACGACTCGCCGAGTTTCGTCAACGGGGTCCTGGGGCAGATCGTCGTGGTCGCCCCGCAGGTGCGGGCCGCTGCGGCGGCGACATCGCCGGAGTCGTCGGCCGGCTGACGACGAGAATCTCGCAATCGGGCGAGAACTCGACGTCCGAATTCATGAGACGAGGAGCGTAACCGTGGATTCGATCGCATCCGGCACCGTGTTGATCACCGGATCGACCGGCGGCCTGGGCCGGGCCACGACCCTCGCGATGGCTGGCCGGCCCGCGCGAGGGCGACCCGATCTGGTGCTGCTCGGCCGGCCCGGCCGCACCTTGGACGGGCTGGCGGCCGAAGTGCGACAGACCGGAGCGACGGTCCGGCAGATCGGCTGCGACCTGGCGCGGCTGGCCGATGTGCGCCGGGCGGCGCAGCAGGTCAAGGATCTGTTGGTGGCCGGTGCGGTGCGTCCGCTGCGCGGGCTGGTGGCGAACGCCGGACTGATGTCTGCCGATACCCACGCCGTGTCGGCAGACGGCTACGAGCTGACCTTCGCGGTGAACTATCTCGCCCATGCCCAGCTGATCGGCGACCTGCTGGACAGCTTCACCGCCCCCGCCCGAATCGTGCTGGTCGGGTCGAACACTTACCACCAGAACGTGTACCGCCGTATTCTGCGGGTCGCGCCCGCGGTGTGGCGGGACCCGATCGAACTCGCCCGGCCGCTGCCCGCGGCCGAGCCCGCCGGGACGCAACCGTCCGGTATCGCGTACTCGAATTCCAAGCTCGCGGTCCTCTACTACGCACACGAGCTGCAGCGTCGCGCACCGGACGGGATCGGTGTGGCCGTGTTCGAGCCGGGCTTCATGCCCGGAACCGGCCTGGGCCGCGACCAGGGTGCCGCCGTGCAGTGGATCGGTCGGGCCGTTGCCGCCCTCCCCGGGGTGTCGACGCCGGCCGAATCCGGCCCGTTGTTCGCGTCGGTGGTGCTCGACGACCGGTGGGCCCACCTGCGCGACGGTGCCTTCGTGGTCAAGGACACCGAACGGACGGTCGAGCCGTTCGCGATCGACCCGGCACGGGAACGACGACTGTGGGTCGCGACCGAGGAACTGCTGGGGGACACTGTCGACCCGGATGTCCGGCCCGGGTAATGTGCGGTGCGACAGACATCCTTTAACGGTCCGTCCGGTGAGGCGGAGAAGGAGGTCGGTGGTATGGGTGTGCCGGAGCGGCACGATCCCCAGCGGGTGCAGGCCGGGCGAGAGCTGTTGTCCGAGTCCGAGGTGGCCCGCACGATCGCCCGGATATCGCATCAGATCATCGAGAAGACCGCGTTGGACTCCGGCGTCGGCGCCCCGCGAGTGTTGCTGTTGGGTATCCCCACCCGGGGTACCACCCTTGCCACCCGGCTCGCCGACCGGATTGCCGAGTACACCGGCCTGCGGCCCGGAACCGGATCGCTCGACATCACGCTCTACCGCGACGACCTGCGCTCCCAGCCGCACCGGCCGCTGGAGCGGACCTCGGTGCCGGACGGTGGTATCGACGACGCCCTGGTGATCCTGGTCGACGACGTGCTCTTCTCCGGCCGGTCGGTGCGCGCGGCCCTCGATGCGTTACGTGACCTGGGCCGTCCGCGCGCGGTGCAGCTGGCGGTCTTGATCGACCGGGGTCATCGGGAGCTCCCGCTGCGCGCCGACTACGTCGGCAAGAACGTGCCGACGGCGCGGAGCGAGGATGTGTCGGTGCTGCTCGCCGAGCCGGACGGGCGCGACGGCGTGTACCTGCGCGATGCGCGAGGCTGACCGGTGCGACACCTGCTCTCGGTCACCGATCTGACCCCCGACGCGGCGGTTGCGCTCCTCGACGACGCCGAGCGGTTCCAACAGGCTCTGCTCGGCCGGGAGGTGCGCAAGCTGCCGACGCTGCGCGGCCGCACGGTGATGACCGTCTTCTACGAGAACTCGACGCGCACCCGGGTGTCGTTCGAGGTCGCCGGCAAGTGGTTGAGCGCGGATGTGGTCAACGTCAGCGCCAGCAGTTCCTCGGTGCAGAAGGGGGAGTCGCTCCGCGACACCGCGCTGACGCTGCACGCGGCCGGCGCGGATGCGTTGATCATCCGGCATCCGGCGTCCGGAGCCGCGCACCGCATCGCCGCGTGGCTCGACGATGCGGCGGCCGGTGCCGCGACGCCCGCGGTGATCAACGCCGGCGACGGTACCCATGAGCATCCGACGCAGGCCTTGCTGGACGCGTTGACCATCCGGCAGCGGCTGGGTGGGATCGAGGGTCGGCGAGTGCTGATCGTCGGCGACATCCTGCACAGTAGGGTCGCCCGGTCCAACGCGTTCCTGCTCGCCCTGCTCGGCGCGGAGGTGGTGCTGGTGGCACCGCGCACGCTGCTGCCGGTGGGGGTCGCGGACTGGCCGGTCACCGTGGTGGATTCGCTGGATGCCGAGCTGCCCGGCGCGGACGCCGTGCTCATGCTGCGGGTGCAGGCGGAGCGGATGAACGGCGGCTTCTTCCCGAGTGCCCGGGAGTACGCGGTGCGGTACGGGCTGTCCGAGCGGCGGCTGGGCCTGCTGGACGAGTCCGCGGTGGTATTGCACCCCGGACCGATGCTGCGCGGAATGGAGATCGCCGCCGCGGTTGCCGATTCCCCGCAGGCTGCGATCTTGGCGCAGGTCACGAACGGAGTGCACGTGCGGATGGCCGTGTTGTTCAACGTATTGGTCGGCACCGAAGCGGCCCTGACATGACGGTATTGATCAGCCGAGCCCGTCCGTACGGCGAGGAGCCGGTCGACGTTCTGATCGCGGACGGGGAGATTCGGGAGATCGGCGCCGGCCTGACGGCCCCGGCCGGGGCGGAGCGGCTCGATGCGGCCGGCGGAATTCTCCTTCCGGGCTTTGTCGATCTGCACACCCACCTGCGGGAACCCGGCCGCGAGGATACCGAGACGATCGAAACCGGGTCGGCGGCCGCGGCGCTGGGCGGGTACACGGCGGTGTTCGCCATGGCGAACACCGACCCGGTCGCCGACACGGCGGTGGTCACCGACCATGTCTGGCGGCGCGGTCGCGAGGTCGGCTTGGTCGACGTATATCCGGTCGGGGCGGTCACCGTCGGGCTGGCCGGGACGAAGCTCGCCGAGCTGGGCACCATGGCGGCCGGTGCGGCCGCTGTCCGGATGTTCTCCGATGACGGCAAGTGTGTGCACGATCCGCTGCTCATGCGCCGGGCGCTGGAATATGCAACATCGTTGAATGTGCTGATCGCCCAGCACGCCGAGGAGCCTCGACTCACCGAAGGTGCGCTCGCCCATGAAGGTCCGACCGCGTCTCGGCTCGGGCTGACCGGCTGGCCGCGTGCCGCCGAGGAGTCGATCGTCGCCCGGGATGTAATACTCGCCCGGGACGCCGGCGCGCGCGTGCACATCTGTCATGCCTCGACCGCGGGCACGGTGGAGCTGCTGCGCTGGGCCAAGGCCCAGGGCATTGCGATCACCGCCGAAGTGACCCCGCACCACCTGCTGCTCGACGATTCCCGGCTGGTCGGCTACGACCCGGTGAACAAGGTGAATCCGCCGTTGCGCGAGGTCGGCGACACCGTTGCGCTGCGCCGGGCCCTGGCCGAGGGCGTGCTGGACTGCGTGGCGACCGACCACGCGCCGCACGCCGCCCAGGACAAATGCTGCGAGTTCGCGCTGGCCCGGCCGGGGATGCTGGGCCTGCAGACCGCATTGTCGGTGGTGGTTGCGACGATGCTCACGCCGGGGTTGCTGGACTGGCGTGGCGTGGCTCGGGTGCTCAGTGAGCGCCCGGCGCAGATCGTGGGATTGCCCGACCAGGGGCGCCCGATCGTGGTCGGCGAGCCGGCCAACCTCGTGCTGGTCGACCCGGACGCGGTGTGGACGGTTCGGGGCGCGGAGCTGGCCAGCATCGCCGACAACACGCCCTACGAGTCGATGGAGCTGCCGGCGCAGGTGACTGCGACGTTGCTGCGGGGTCGGATCACGGCCCGAGACGGGAAAGTGGTGGATCGGTCATGGAACGACTGATATGGGTGCTGGCCTTCGCGGCGCTCTGGGGCATCGGGGTGTGGGCGATGCTCCGCGGCCGGCGTAACCGCGGCCGCCGTCAGCTGGGCCGCGTCGGTCATCTGCCCGACCTCCCCGGTGACGTGGGCGCCCAGGTGCTGGAACCGGCACCCGGCCTCTACCTCGGCAGCACCTTCGCACCCAGCTGGCAGGATCGGATCACCGCCGGCGACCTCGGCGACCGCGCGCTCGCCGAGCTGACCCGGTTCGAGGAGGGGATCCTGCTGACCCGGACCGCTGCCAACGCGATCTGGATTCCGCACGATTCGGTCGGTACGATCCGCACCGAGCGCGGGCACGCCGGCAAGGTGATGGGCACCGCGGGTGTGCTGGTGGTGCGTTGGCGGCTGCCGAACGGAACCGAGGTCGATACCGGATTCCGGGCCGACGACAAGTCGGTATACCCCGCGTGGGTGCGGCGCTACGAGCGACCACCGGCGCAGGGCGATCCGGTGCCACAGAACGGAGAGCTGTTGTGACCACCGAACGGGCCGCGCTGGTGCTCGAAGACGGTCGGATCTTCCGCGGCGCGGCGTTCGGTGCGGTCGGCGCGACGCTCGGCGAAGCCGTGTTCTGCACGGCGATGACCGGTTATCAGGAGATGCTCACCGATCCCAGCTATCACCGGCAGATCCTGGTCGCGACCGCCCCGCAGATCGGCAACACCGGTTGGAACGACGAGGACGACGAGTCGCGGGACCGGCGGATCTGGGTGGCCGGCTACGCGGTGCGTGACCCGGCCCGGCGGGTCTCGAACTGGCGCGCGACCGGAACCTTGCCGGACGCCTTGATCGCGCAGCGGATCGTCGGGATTGCCGGGATCGACACCCGGGCCGTCGTCCGCCATCTCCGTACCGCCGGCTCGATGAAGGCCGGGATCTTCTCCGGCGACGCCCTCGCCGCCGATGACGAGATGCTCGCCCGGGTCGCCGGTCAACCCGCGATGCGCGGTGCCGACCTGGCCGGGGAGGTGTCCACGACCACCGAATACACGATCGAACCGACCGGCGAACCGCGGTTCACCGTGGCCGCGATCGACCTCGGGATCAAGACCAACACGCCGCGGATGCTGGCCGCCCGCGGGGTCCGGGTGCACGTCCTGCCTGCCGCTGCCAGCTTCGAACAGGTCGCCGAGCTGGCGCCGGACGGGGTGTTCCTGTCCAACGGACCGGGCGACCCGGTCACGGCCGGCAACGCGGTGGCACTCACCCGGGCAGCGCTGGACGCGGGCCTGCCGCTGTTCGGTATCTGCTTCGGCAACCAGATCCTCGGCCGGGCGCTGGGCCGCAATACCTACAAGATGACCTTCGGTCATCGCGGGATCAACATCCCGGTGATCGAGCGGGCCACCGGCCGGATCGCGATCACCGCGCAGAACCACGGCTTCGCGCTCGAGGGCGAGGCGGGCGAGCGCTTCGACACCCCGTTCGGCCGCGCCGAGGTATCGCACACCTGCGCCAACGACGGCGTGGTCGAAGGGGTGCGGCTGCTCGATTCGGCCGGGGGACCCGGTCGGGCGTTCTCGGTGCAGTATCACCCCGAGGCCGCGGCCGGTCCGCACGACGCGGCCTACCTGTTCGACCGGTTCGTCGAGCTGATGGACGGGAGCAGGCGTTGATGTCGTCGGACACTCCCTCGGGCATCGAGTCCATCAAGATCAAAAACTATCGATTGCTGAGGGACGTCAGTTTCGCCAAGCTGACCAAGCTGACCGTGTTGACCGGGGCGAATGGCAGTGGGAAATCTACTGTTTTCGATGTGTTCGCGTTCTTGCACGAGGCGTTCAGCAGCGGTCTTCGGAGCGCCTGGGATGCCCGAAACCGGATGGCGGGAATCCGCAGTGTAGGTGCCGATGGGCCGGTTGAGTTCGAGCTGAAGTATCGAA
Above is a genomic segment from Skermania piniformis containing:
- the efp gene encoding elongation factor P, which produces MADTSDFKNGLVLRIDGNLQQIIEFQHVKPGKGPAFVRTKLKNVLSGKVVDKTFNAGVKVETATVDRRDMTYLYHDGSDYVFMDAQTFEQIAIAEATIGDGAQFLLESMKVQVATHEGEPLYVELPVTVELEVRHTDPGLQGDRSTGGTKPATLETGAEVQVPLFINTGDKLKIDSRDGNYLGRVNA
- a CDS encoding transporter gives rise to the protein MERLIWVLAFAALWGIGVWAMLRGRRNRGRRQLGRVGHLPDLPGDVGAQVLEPAPGLYLGSTFAPSWQDRITAGDLGDRALAELTRFEEGILLTRTAANAIWIPHDSVGTIRTERGHAGKVMGTAGVLVVRWRLPNGTEVDTGFRADDKSVYPAWVRRYERPPAQGDPVPQNGELL
- the nusB gene encoding transcription antitermination factor NusB, with the translated sequence MTDESRPEPPKKHGARHRARRRALDLLFEAEARGVAPADVVTQRRELAAADDTIPSVSAYAATLVLGVAADQDRIDRTIADYLQDWTLPRLPAVDRAILRIAVWELFHAADVPPVVAVDEAVELAKELSTDDSPSFVNGVLGQIVVVAPQVRAAAAATSPESSAG
- a CDS encoding dihydroorotase yields the protein MTVLISRARPYGEEPVDVLIADGEIREIGAGLTAPAGAERLDAAGGILLPGFVDLHTHLREPGREDTETIETGSAAAALGGYTAVFAMANTDPVADTAVVTDHVWRRGREVGLVDVYPVGAVTVGLAGTKLAELGTMAAGAAAVRMFSDDGKCVHDPLLMRRALEYATSLNVLIAQHAEEPRLTEGALAHEGPTASRLGLTGWPRAAEESIVARDVILARDAGARVHICHASTAGTVELLRWAKAQGIAITAEVTPHHLLLDDSRLVGYDPVNKVNPPLREVGDTVALRRALAEGVLDCVATDHAPHAAQDKCCEFALARPGMLGLQTALSVVVATMLTPGLLDWRGVARVLSERPAQIVGLPDQGRPIVVGEPANLVLVDPDAVWTVRGAELASIADNTPYESMELPAQVTATLLRGRITARDGKVVDRSWND
- a CDS encoding aspartate carbamoyltransferase catalytic subunit, translating into MRHLLSVTDLTPDAAVALLDDAERFQQALLGREVRKLPTLRGRTVMTVFYENSTRTRVSFEVAGKWLSADVVNVSASSSSVQKGESLRDTALTLHAAGADALIIRHPASGAAHRIAAWLDDAAAGAATPAVINAGDGTHEHPTQALLDALTIRQRLGGIEGRRVLIVGDILHSRVARSNAFLLALLGAEVVLVAPRTLLPVGVADWPVTVVDSLDAELPGADAVLMLRVQAERMNGGFFPSAREYAVRYGLSERRLGLLDESAVVLHPGPMLRGMEIAAAVADSPQAAILAQVTNGVHVRMAVLFNVLVGTEAALT
- a CDS encoding M24 family metallopeptidase; translation: MPANRPGPARLPDYAPRRAALRAALGTAELPALLVTDLVGIRYLTGFTGSNAALLVVADDEYDAEQRTVIATDGRYRTQVSAQVPDLAAVIERAVGPALATRAGELGVGRLGFEAEAITVAGYGRLTAVVPDLALVPTTGMIARLREVKDPYEVDRLRAACAIADAALADLLERGSLRPGRSERAVARELEWAMFDRGAHAVAFETIVAAGANSAVPHHRPTDQELVAGDFLKLDFGAVVDGYHSDMTRTFVLRKAADWQREVYQLVAAAQAAGRAALVPGADLREVDAAARAVIDAAGHGELFPHGLGHGVGLEIHEAPGIGLAGTGTLLDGAAVTVEPGVYFSGRGGVRIEDTLVVRAAGPELLTSTSKELTIV
- a CDS encoding SDR family NAD(P)-dependent oxidoreductase, with the protein product MDSIASGTVLITGSTGGLGRATTLAMAGRPARGRPDLVLLGRPGRTLDGLAAEVRQTGATVRQIGCDLARLADVRRAAQQVKDLLVAGAVRPLRGLVANAGLMSADTHAVSADGYELTFAVNYLAHAQLIGDLLDSFTAPARIVLVGSNTYHQNVYRRILRVAPAVWRDPIELARPLPAAEPAGTQPSGIAYSNSKLAVLYYAHELQRRAPDGIGVAVFEPGFMPGTGLGRDQGAAVQWIGRAVAALPGVSTPAESGPLFASVVLDDRWAHLRDGAFVVKDTERTVEPFAIDPARERRLWVATEELLGDTVDPDVRPG
- the carA gene encoding glutamine-hydrolyzing carbamoyl-phosphate synthase small subunit, with product MTTERAALVLEDGRIFRGAAFGAVGATLGEAVFCTAMTGYQEMLTDPSYHRQILVATAPQIGNTGWNDEDDESRDRRIWVAGYAVRDPARRVSNWRATGTLPDALIAQRIVGIAGIDTRAVVRHLRTAGSMKAGIFSGDALAADDEMLARVAGQPAMRGADLAGEVSTTTEYTIEPTGEPRFTVAAIDLGIKTNTPRMLAARGVRVHVLPAAASFEQVAELAPDGVFLSNGPGDPVTAGNAVALTRAALDAGLPLFGICFGNQILGRALGRNTYKMTFGHRGINIPVIERATGRIAITAQNHGFALEGEAGERFDTPFGRAEVSHTCANDGVVEGVRLLDSAGGPGRAFSVQYHPEAAAGPHDAAYLFDRFVELMDGSRR
- the pyrR gene encoding bifunctional pyr operon transcriptional regulator/uracil phosphoribosyltransferase PyrR, yielding MGVPERHDPQRVQAGRELLSESEVARTIARISHQIIEKTALDSGVGAPRVLLLGIPTRGTTLATRLADRIAEYTGLRPGTGSLDITLYRDDLRSQPHRPLERTSVPDGGIDDALVILVDDVLFSGRSVRAALDALRDLGRPRAVQLAVLIDRGHRELPLRADYVGKNVPTARSEDVSVLLAEPDGRDGVYLRDARG